The Rhizoctonia solani chromosome 4, complete sequence genome contains a region encoding:
- a CDS encoding Rho GDP-dissociation inhibitor: MSAPQEYDEDLNPTTTAGYKVTAKKTVDEYANLDANDESLVRWKASLGIGAGGAPGAEAKFIIKELFLKSDTLPPGKTVSLNLADKEAMEAAKKKPITIKEGIDYSVGLKFEIENDVISGLRYLHVVKRAGIKVDKLEQMIGSFGPKEGEHSVNFVTEESPSGIIARSGTYDVVSRITDDDGHVHAVYGPLGLKIPNPMDASLSPGSVYSVTDRIVQTRNPLIAEGFVSDSAVGDPPSLGVAMLLANFSGAAGGDYNTAIQQQLDYLLTKAPRNTDGAISHRIEQVQLWSDNVYMVPPFLAYYGALHNNASMMTEAFHQVQTYRNTLKVDRYTGLWRHIQLGENVDVGHWSTGNGWAAAGMMRVLATMANSPLGASYPNEQALLARWISGILTSAWAYQLPNGTLYNYADLSSPASVTPSYTASPSTAFSDASGTALLAATTYRLATHLVRHPTLTFQDNGASTTRSLTAILAGEGYSVRSLLDPAALARKGVSESIDPSTGWLQNVANPYSYSQRGTVSPEGQAFVLMLEAAARDWESTIKTTDRNALEASLGA; the protein is encoded by the exons ATGTCTGCC CCCCAGGAATACGATGAAGATTTGAACCCCACCACTACCGCTGGCTACAAGGTCACAGCCAAAAAG ACAGTTGACGAATACG CTAACCTGGACGCCAACGACGAGTCGCTCGTACGCTGGAAGGCATCCCTGGGAATCGGTGCTGGGGGCGCTCCAGGTGCTGAAGCCAAG TTTATTATCAAGGAACTCTTCTTGAAATCGGATACGCTGCCCCCCGGAAAGACGGTTAGCTTAAACTTGGCTGACAAGGAGGCTATGGAAGCAGCCAAGAAAAAGCCGATTACGATCAAGGAAGGGATAGACTACAG CGTCGGCCTGAAATTCGAGATAGAAAACGACGTAATCTCTGGCCTTCGCTATCTTCATGTTGTTAAGCGGGCTGGTATCAAAG TCGACAAGCTTGAACAGATGATCGGCTCCTTTGGGCCCAAGGAGGGGGAGCATAGTGTCAATTTCGTCACGGAGGAATCACCTTCAGGGATAATAGCACGTTCGGGCACATACGACGTTGTAAGCCGAATCACGGACGACGATGGGCACGTTCACGCAG TCTATGGCCCACTAGGGCTCAAGATTCCAAATCCTATGGATGCTTCTCTTAGTCCTGGTTCGGTGTACTCGGTCACAGACAGGATCGTCCAAACGCGGAACCCCTTGATAGCTGAAGGTTTCGTCTCTGACAGTGCGGTCGGCGATCCTCCCA GTCTAGGTGTTGCAATGCTTTTAGCAAACTTTTCAGGCGCAGCTGGAGGAGACTACAACACTGCTATTCAGCAACAATTGGATTATCTCTTGACCAAAGCCCCACGGAACACTGACGGCGCAATATCGCACCGAATCGAGCAAGTCCAACTTTGGAGTGACAACGTATACATGGTCCCGCCGTTTTTGGCCTACTATGGGGCGCTTCATAATAACGCTTCGATGATGACGGAAGCATTCCACCAA GTGCAAACATACCGTAACACCTTGAAGGTTGACAGGTACACAGGATTATGGAGGCATATTCAACTTGGTGAAAACGTGGATGTGGGCCACTGGTCGACAGGAAACGGCTGGGCTGCAGCTGGAATGATGCGTGTATTGGCAACCATGGCCAACTCTCCACTAGGGGCGTCTTATCCTAATGAGCAAGCTCTTCTTGCTCGTTGGATTTCGGGGATTTTGACTTCGGCCTGGGCGTATCAACTGCCGAATGGCACTCTTTACAATTATGCAGACCTTTCTTCACCGGCTTCTGTAACGCCGTCCTATACTGCGTCCCCATCCACCGCCTTTTCGGATGCATCTGGGACTGCTCTTCTAGCAGCGACGACATATAGACTTGCAACGCACCTTGTACGCCATCCGACTCTCACTTTTCAAGACAATGGTGCTTCCACGACTCGGTCTCTGACAGCGATATTGGCTGGAGAAGGCTACAGTGTCCGCTCGCTACTTGACCCGGCTGCTCTTGCTCGCAAAGGTGTCTCCGAAAGTATCGATCCTAGCACAGGGTGGTTACAGAACGTTGCCAATCCGTACAGCTATTCGCAGCGCGGCACGGTTAGCCCTGAAGGACAAGCGTTTGTTCTTATGCTCGAAGCCGCAGCAAGAGACTGGGAGTCTACGATCAAGACAACCGACCGAAACGCTCTCGAAGCATCTTTGGGAGCATGA
- a CDS encoding basic region leucine zipper protein, translated as MELASDHPVRDHSESKYSDPPIGYINVRRREVRRPPPTVNVNQSDDDDDSSVEELRERAVTQDSSQSDGVHDMQSHFRALLPKLTSISSTERASLAEHAYPTASSRDGNARFARAPSSSGLARHRGGPSTIATSPRDPPQRRDSILTASESSFVSAPSPSVGPNDQLRSHGESSSNHLSDHPYRRPGKHRVGESPTPEEYMALPPEAKKKVDNRLSARRSRAKRKEHVHILTSTIAEQQNTIELLRIENKQLNDHIANLSRAGYSLHAPPFQPGLVPHPSPHLSHVQGPSHAHPSSRQPVSHPQLPHLSGSPRRSHLAHSPTLSHPSTSSGLVAAAGLPSGPGQVPILGHNVASASRSDASGSYAVQGRGRSRYDSPGRGTKREVDDEVDDRLRTRVRYASPERMNWERESEGRRMSHSSFRSSSQSVEYRSRYAPKQPGPSSRSPSPQRWDNLPQSLAARQDTTEDVSNYRIPIQISGQGSFSDRLATLIRVHKRAVLTYQSSRRGQMTNREEDRMEGVLVAAEAIGKEVEELTEEFHFVGRHDGD; from the exons ATGGAGCTTGCGTCCGACCATCCTGTTCGTGACCACTCTGAGTCCAAATACTCTGACCCCCCTATTGGCTATATCAATGTGCGTCGGCGTGAAGTTCGGCGGCCCCCGCCCACGGTTAATGTAAATCAGAGTGATGATGACGACGATTCCTCCGTAGAGGAGCTCAGAGAGCGTGCAGTTACACAAG ACAGCAGTCAATCGGATGGTGTCCATGATATGCAATCACATTTTCGAGCCCTACTGCCTAAGCTCACAAGCATCTCGAGTACAGAGCGCGCATCTCTTGCAGAGCATGCATACCCGACTGCATCTTCCCGTGATGGAAATGCTCGATTCGCGCGTGCCCCGAGCAGCTCTGGTCTTGCCCGCCATCGCGGAGGCCCGTCGACTATTGCAACATCACCTCGTGACCCCCCTCAACGGCGAGATAGCATATTGACTGCATCCGAGTCCAGCTTTGTGTCAGCCCCTTCTCCTTCCGTTGGGCCAAACGATCAGCTGCGTTCGCACGGGGAATCATCTAGCAACCATCTGTCAGACCATCCGTATCGGAGGCCAGGAAAGCATCGCGTTGGCGAGAGTCCCACGCCTGAAGAATATATGGCGCTTCCACCCGAGGCGAAAAAGAAGGTCGACAACCGATTGAGTGCACGACGGAGCCGAGCGAAACGAAAAG AGCATGTGCACATTCTTACTTCGACAATTGCGGAGCAACAAAATACCATTGAACTGTTACGAATTGAAAACAAGCAATTGAACGATCACATCGCCAATCTTTCGCGTGCAGGATACTCCCTCCACGCGCCTCCGTTTCAACCAGGGCTTGTTCCTCATCCCAGCCCGCATCTTAGTCACGTGCAAGGACCCAGTCATGCCCATCCCTCTAGCCGTCAACCCGTTTCTCACCCACAACTCCCGCACTTGTCCGGTTCGCCTCGCCGATCTCACCTTGCCCATTCTCCAACTCTATCACACCCATCCACCTCGTCCGGTTTAGTCGCAGCAGCCGGACTACCCAGCGGCCCTGGGCAAGTTCCTATCCTCGGACATAATGTAGCCTCAGCATCCCGTTCGGACGCGAGTGGTAGCTATGCGGTCCAGGGCCGAGGCAGGTCTCGGTATGACAGTCCGGGGCGTGGCACCAAACGTGAGGTGGATGATGAAGTAGATGACAGGTTGCGCACAAGGGTGCGATATGCTAGTCCGGAACGGATGAATTGGGAGCGTGAATCCGAAGGCAGGCGGATGTCACATTCAAGTTTCCGC TCATCTTCCCAGTCAGTAGAGTACCGCTCTCGATATGCTCCTAAACAGCCTGGACCTTCAAGCCGTTCTCCATCTCCACAACGATGGGACAACCTTCCACAGTCACTTGCAGCACGTCAAGATACCACAGAAGATGTTTCCAATTATCGAATCCCGATCCAAATATCCGGACAGGGGTCATTTTCCGATCGCCTCGCTACCCTCATACGGGTCCACAAGCGCGCCGTTCTCACGTACCAAAGCTCTCGGCGAGGTCAGATGACGAATCGGGAAGAAGACCGGATGGAAGGTGTACTGGTTGCCGCAGAGGCAATTGGAAAAGAAGTGGAGGAATTGACGGAAGAATTCCACTTTGTGGGTCGCCATGATGGCGATTAG
- a CDS encoding general negative regulator of transcription subunit 3: MAARKLQTEIDRTLKKVAEGVELFESIYDKMQASTNQTQKEKLETDLKTQIKKLQRLRDQIKTWVASNEIKDKTLLLENRKLIETQMEKFKACEKEMKTKAFSKDEKEKAETSAWLAQQVEELGRQIEHTEAEIEQLQGGTTRSRRAKATGNGGGRAEELATLNERRKWHVGRLELVMRLLENNTLQTDAVLALKEHISYFVESNTGEDFEFDEGVYDELNLDEEEEAFRIAGDDNGSEGEEESVDERSTRPPAKEPKSKAFSLDDDSHSKKDESSPVLKKAAPRKQSIHVESKPPPPQATPVKAPPPTAPTKVSLPPIRYAAAAAAAVKNDSPASKESPKPTPSVAHPPPAQSTLGSTQTSVTAATSALPTTAPAAPVPSVSATDSPSQHSGQRSPSLASSIVSPAPVLPSLPLEAPPGIVPPSQPHAESRHQSPVSSRAGADASVDNASVSSPYALSSAALPSTGVSPYISQAITAEPLPMNGTSNQNNSGANGVSSFPMSASQSMNMPSPLPQQVQAQGPPGFSYDIPQPLSQTAVSQQQQQQSQQQRQLPSSLSDLVSTFEASKEKAARRDPEQLSKALAAGLEGMPQPQDTSKPKYYVPRNPYPSQPYYPQQPLTVLSSPALYSQLDVETLFFVFYYLPGTYMQYLAAKELKRQSWRFHVKYLTWFQRHSEPQAITDEYEQGVYVYFDWEGSWCQRKKSDFRFEYRHLSED, translated from the exons ATGGCAGCTCGGAAG CTACAAA CCGAGATCGACCGCACCCTCAAGAAGGTTGCAGAGGGTGTAGAATTATTCGAGTCAATATATGACAAGATGCAGGCATCTACAAACCAAACGCAGAAGGAGAAGCTTGAAACGGATCTCAAGACCCAAATCAAGAAGCTGCAACGATTACGAGACCAAATCAAGACGTGGGTGGCCAGCAATGAGATTAAGGACAAAACACTCTTATTGGAGAACCGAAAGTTGATTGAAACA CAAATGGAGAAATTCAAGGCCTGTGAGAAGGAAATGAAGACTAAGGCCTTCTCCAAAGATG aaaaagagaaaGCGGAGACATCAGCTTGGTTAGCGCAGCAAGTGGAGGAGCTTGGGCGTCAAATAGAACACACTGAGGCAGAAATCGAACAGCTCCAAGGTGGCACTACACGATCCCGACGCGCCAAGGCGACGGGTAATGGCGGAGGAAGGGCAGAAGAACTTGCTACCCTAAATGAACGGAGAAAATGGCACGTCGGGCGACTGGAACTCGTAATGCGTCTATTGGAAAACAATACTCTACAAACGGATGCAGTATTAGCGCTGAAAGAACACATCAGTTATTTTGTCGAGAGCAATACGGGAGAAGATTTCGAATTTGATGAAGGCGTGTATGACGAACTAAACTTggacgaggaggaggaagccttcCGTATTGCTGGCGACGACAATGGCAgtgaaggggaagaagagagCGTGGATG AACGATCGACGCGTCCACCAGCAAAAGAACCAAAATCCAAAGCTTTCTCATTGGACGATGATTCTCATTCAAAGAAAGATGAG AGCAGTCCTGTGTTGAAGAAAGCGGCTCCGCGTAAGCAATCTATACATGTTGAAT CTAAACCGCCCCCTCCCCAAGCTACTCCTGTTAAAGCACCACCTCCAACGGCCCCAACAAAAGTG TCTTTGCCTCCCATACGATACGCGGCAGCAGCTGCAGCTGCAGTAAAGAACGATTCTCCAGCGTCTAAAGAATCGCCAAAACCAACACCATCAGTAGCTCATCCTCCTCCCGCACAATCCACGCTTGGTTCGACGCAGACATCTGTTACAGCTGCCACCTCTGCCCTACCTACCACTGCACCCGCAGCGCCGGTACCATCAGTTTCAGCCACCGACTCTCCTAGCCAACACTCAGGCCAGAGGTCTCCTTCTTTAGCGTCCAGCATTGTCTCCCCAGCGCCAGTGCTACCATCATTACCTTTAGAAGCACCCCCAGGCATTGTACCGCCAAGTCAGCCGCACGCTGAGTCACGACACCAGAGCCCCGTCAGTAGCAGAGCTGGTGCCGATGCCAGCGTCGACAACGCAAGTG TTTCATCCCCGTATGCCCTTAGTAGCGCTGCTCTTCCTTCTACAGGCGTATCCCCATACATTTCG CAAGCAATTACCGCCGAACCATTGCCGATGAATGGAACATCGAATCAAAACAACTCCGGGGCGAATGGGGTCTCATCTTTCCCAATGTCAGCGTCACAATCCATGAATATGCCTTCCCCATTGCCTCAGCAAGTACAGGCGCAAGGCCCACCCGGTTTTAGTTATGATATACCTCAGCCTCTATCCCAAACCGCTGTTTctcagcaacagcagcaacagtcGCAACAGCAAAGGCAACTTCCCAGCTCTCTGAGCGACCTGGTCTCGACTTTCGAAGCATCGAAAGAGAAAG CTGCACGACGGGACCCAGAACAACTTAGCAAGGCTCTAGCGGCTGGGCTCGAGGGCATGCCACAACCACAGGACACATCCAA GCCAAAATACTATGTGCCCCGTAACCCTTATCCCTCACAACCATACTACCCACAACAACCTTTGACGGTACTCAGTTCCCCAGCCCTCTATTCCCAGTTGGATGTGGAAACATTATTCTTCGTATTCTATTATCTTCCtggtacatatatgca GTACTTGGCCGCCAAAGAACTAAAGCGCCAATCCTGGCGCTTCCATGTCAAGTATCTCACGTGGTTCCAAAGGCACTCCGAGCCTCAAGCTATCACCGATGAGTACGAGCAAGGCGTATACGTATACTTTGATTGGGAAGGATCTTGGTGTCAGCGCAAGAAGAGCGATTTTAGGTTCGAATACCGTCACTTATCCGAGGACTAG
- a CDS encoding ribosomal protein L7/L12 C-terminal domain, whose translation MPAASAPVAGASVAAAAEEAPAEEKPKEKTIFNVKLEKFDAASKAKIIREVKAIMPNMNLVEAKKFVESVPKTLKENVPKEEAEKLMKTLKDLGATVVLE comes from the exons ATGCCCGCAGCATCAGCACCTGTCGCAGGAGCATCCGTAGCGGCAGCTGCCGAAGAGGCACCAGCGGAG GAAAAACCAAAGGAGAAGACTATATTCAATGTCAAGCTCGAGAAGTTTGATGCAGCCAGCAAGGCGAAAATAATTCGAGAGGTGAAGGCAATCATGCCAAATATGAATTTGGTCGAG GCCAAGAAGTTCGTTGAGTCTGTCCCGAAGACATTGAAAGAGAATGTACCAAAGGAAGAAGCCGAGAAATTGATGAAGACACTCAAGGATCTTGGCGCGACCGTCGTCCTTGAGTGA
- a CDS encoding glycoside hydrolase family 47 protein — MAGLRKENNKAPKSQEGLNKNTSPEKPTSTGSFYWAIVAGLLGCALAFSGLIPLSRSPTPQASPVSRINVKLEVDIEKRDAIVAAFRHAYSAYERDAFGADEYHPISQKGSNLTDAGGIGYTIADSLDTIIMMQQQGYDFDAEYERAKTWIRDTLSFDRDANFNTFETTIRVFGGLLSAHFLTADDVYLHRARELADRIMPVFETPLGLPTSMDGKCTSKGVLDKDNGKMISVAEAATLQLEFKYLSYLTEEDSYWRAVEKVMGIIKKAATQPIVPIFLSAETGQFVVSDIRLGSRGDSYYEYLLKQYLQTDRSEIVYRVMYDDAMAAIREHLLMRTPTSKIVHTGELQPTRAGGYQQRDWKLVPKQDHLVCFLGGSLLLGVTDGGRMRVPPDTSKFNEREKNDWTMGVKLIEGCMATHETATGLAPEIAHFRTKHDPPMVRDQAPLDWYIKGTTDIENDTSYDARYILRPETVESLFLAYRLTGDPKYRHWGWNIFQSIEKHCKVSTGGYATVLNVDKLPVSWDDKQETFLLSETLKYLFLLFSDNTVLPLDEIVFNTEAHPFPVFTPSLKTGFA; from the exons ATGGCTGGGCTTCGGAAGGAGAACAATAAGGCACCAAAGTCCCAGGAAGGACTGAACAAGAACACTAGTCCCGAA AAGCCTACTAGTACTGGTTCTTTTTACTGGGCAATTGTTGCCGGTCTCCTTGGTTGCGCCCTTGCG TTTTCCGGATTGATCCCGTTGAGCCGCTCTCCTACACCCCAAGCATCGCCAGTATCGCGCATTAATGTGAAGCTCGAAGTAGATATAGAGAAGCGGGATGCGATTGTCGCAGCCTTTCGT CACGCATATTCTGCATATG AACGAGATGCATTTGGTGCAGACGAATATCACCCAATAAGCCAAAAAGGATCGAATCTAACAGATGCCGGCGGGATTGGCTATACTATTGCGGACTCATTGGACACGATTATAATGATGCAGCAACAAGGGTATGACTTTGATGCCGAGTATGAACGAGCGAAAACTTGGATACGAGACACCTTGAGCTTCGATCGTGATGCCAATTTCAATACATTCGAG ACTACGATACGTGTATTTGGAGGACTTCTTTCAGCGCATTTCTTGACAGCCGATGACGTTTACCTTCATAGAGCTCG TGAACTGGCCGATCGGATTATGCCAGTCTTCGAGACTCCCTTGGGACTTCCAACTTCGATG GACGGCAAATGCACTAGCAAAGGAGTTCTTGATAAAGACAACGGCAAAATGATTAGCGTAGCAGAGGCTGCGACGTTGCAACTTGAGTTTAAATACCTAAGCTACCTGACTGAAGAAGACAGCTACTGGCGGGCAGTTGAAAAG GTTATGGGAATCATCAAAAAGGCAGCAACCCAGCCGATCGTCCCCATATTTCTCTC CGCCGAAACAGGGCAATTTGTTGTATCGGACATTCGACTTGGCTCGCGCGGAGATTCATACTATGAGTACCTATT AAAGCAATACTTGCAAACA GACCGTTCGGAAATAGTTTATCGAGTG ATGTACGATGACGCGATGGCCGCTATCCGGGAACACTTGTTGATGAGGACACCGACGAGTAAGATTGTACACACTGGGGAGCTTCAGCCTACCCGCGCTGGTGGGTATCAACAGCG AGATTGGAAACTGGTTCCCAAGCAAGACCATTTAGTTTGCTTCCTTGGCGGGTCTTTGCTCCTCGGAGTGACAGACGGTGGCCGAATGAGAGTTCCCCCCGACACTTCGAAATTCAATGAGCGCGAAAAAAATGATTGGACGATGGGTGTCAAACTTATAGAGGGTTGTATGGCAACTCATGAAACTGCTAC AGGACTTGCGCCCGAAATTGCCCATTTCAGAACAAAACATGACCCTCCAATGGTACGAGACCAAGCCCCACTTGATTGGTATATCAAAGGGACCACGGA CATCGAAAACGATACATCATACGACGCGAGATATATTCTTAG ACCTGAAACAGTTGAATCTCTCTTCTTAGCATATAGGCTTACCGGTGATCCAAAGTATCGCCATTGGGGATGGAACATTTTCCAGTCTATCGAAAAGCATTGCAAAGTGTCTACAGGAGGCTATGCGACCGTGCTCAACGTTGACAAGCTTCCTGTTAGCTGGGACGACAAACAGGAAACCTTCCTCCTA AGTGAAACCTTGAAGTATTtgtttttactattttctgaCAATACCGTACTACCATTGGATG AAATTGTTTTCAATACTGAA GCACACCCTTTCCCCGTGTTTACGCCTTCCTTGAAAACTGGGTTTGCTTGA
- a CDS encoding copper homeostasis protein CutC, with protein sequence MIRPRVGDFIFSAEEIETMIEDVSMFRTLGLHGVVIGALLPNGLVDRKTCGMLAAAAFPMQVTFHRAFDLTADPNQALKDIANIPGITRILTSGHATPRVYEPASLERLAELVASALSSSQQNKGPHNIADATLRIVPGSGINPQTIGQVFSVVGELVDEYHMSGGSWIDRSVRASRGEEFQMGPRGHEQAVWKTDANQVRGVLQALVRMRGDLNA encoded by the exons ATGATCCGCCCCAGAGTGGGCGATTTCATCTTCTCCGCGGAGGAGATAGAGACGATGATAGAGGACGTTTCAATGTTTCGTACACTGGGTTTACATGGCGTTGTTATCGGCGCCCTTCTGCCAAATGGGCTTGTGGATCGTAAAACGTGTGGAAT GCTCGCCGCTGCAGCGTTTCCTATGCAAG TCACCTTCCATAGAGCGTTCGATCTGACAGCGGATCCCAACCAAG CACTGAAAGACATCGCTAACATTCCTGGTATTACACGTATCCTAACCAGTGGTCATGCGACTCCCAGAGTTTATGAACCAGCATCACTTGAGCGCTTGGCCGAGCTAGTAGCATCCGCGTTATCGAGTTCCCAACAGAACAAGGGTCCTCACAATATTGCCGATGCCACGCTGCGGATTGTTCCAGGCTCAGGTATCAACCCACAAACTATCGGGCAAGTATTCTCTGTCGTTGGCGAGCTGGTAGACGAGTATCACATGAGCGGGGGTTCCTGGATCGACAGGTCTGTTCGCGCCAGTAGGGGAGAAGAGTTTCAAATGGGGCCACGCGGTCATGAGCAGGCGGTCTGGAAAACGGATGCGAATCAAGTCCGAGGTGTTCTACAAGCGCTTGTCCGGATGCGAGGAGATTTGAACGCTTAA